A DNA window from Microcystis aeruginosa NIES-843 contains the following coding sequences:
- a CDS encoding glycosyl transferase yields the protein MSRPVVYFAVTNHGFGHAVRSASVVANIIELNPEILPILVTTAPRWLLDSYISGEYIQRHRGFDVGVIQSDSLTMDKLATKEKLEQIIAQSRAIIASEVNFIKTNRVGLVVADLPPLAALIAKSAGLPCWMIGNFGWDFIYRDWGEEFASISDWISRCYNQCDRLFKLPLAEAMTAFPHVTEANLTGGTPRYSEEQLRQEFKLNAPKEKTILLSFGGLGLEAIPYDNLASFPDWQFITFEKNAPELPNLVRLQDKPDRSYRPVDFMPLCDRIISKPGYSTFAEALKLEVPIVSLTREGFAESAILLAGIQDYSDHQIISSEEFFQGNWDFLRQAPQPPRLKVKLAKDGAESIARAIVEYFERQ from the coding sequence ATGTCTCGTCCTGTTGTTTATTTTGCCGTTACTAATCATGGTTTTGGCCATGCCGTCCGCAGTGCTTCGGTAGTAGCTAATATTATTGAACTTAATCCCGAAATTTTGCCGATATTAGTCACCACGGCCCCGCGCTGGTTATTAGATTCCTATATATCCGGAGAATATATTCAAAGACATCGGGGGTTTGATGTGGGGGTAATCCAATCGGATAGTTTAACGATGGATAAATTAGCTACTAAAGAAAAATTAGAACAAATAATTGCTCAATCAAGGGCAATTATTGCCAGTGAAGTTAATTTTATTAAAACTAATCGTGTGGGTTTAGTTGTGGCCGATTTACCTCCTTTAGCGGCACTAATTGCCAAAAGTGCGGGGCTTCCTTGTTGGATGATTGGTAACTTCGGCTGGGATTTTATCTATCGTGATTGGGGTGAAGAATTTGCCAGTATTAGTGATTGGATTAGTCGTTGTTATAATCAATGCGATCGCTTGTTTAAACTGCCTTTAGCAGAAGCAATGACAGCATTTCCTCACGTTACAGAAGCAAATTTAACCGGGGGTACACCCCGCTACAGTGAAGAACAATTGCGACAGGAATTTAAGCTAAATGCCCCCAAAGAAAAAACTATTTTATTGAGTTTTGGGGGGTTAGGATTAGAAGCAATTCCCTATGATAACCTCGCCAGTTTTCCCGATTGGCAATTTATCACTTTTGAAAAAAACGCGCCCGAACTGCCCAATTTAGTCCGCTTACAGGATAAACCAGATCGGAGCTATCGTCCCGTGGATTTTATGCCCCTGTGCGATCGAATTATTTCCAAACCGGGATATAGTACCTTTGCCGAGGCTTTAAAATTAGAGGTGCCGATTGTTTCCCTCACTCGAGAAGGTTTCGCCGAATCAGCGATTTTATTGGCCGGAATTCAAGATTATAGTGATCATCAAATTATTAGCAGTGAAGAATTTTTTCAAGGTAATTGGGACTTTTTACGCCAAGCCCCCCAACCGCCCAGATTAAAGGTTAAACTGGCTAAAGATGGTGCAGAATCGATAGCGAGAGCTATCGTAGAATACTTTGAGAGGCAATAA
- a CDS encoding retron system putative HNH endonuclease — MIPVTRISEPPVLAKNAARWLEALESIKSNNKATKAQINQAQNKYRHPQVKDALVKMFNGKCAYCESKIIVVTYGAIEHFYPKSQYPDLTFTWENLLLSCDKCNDANHKGTNFPLDDITGNPLLIDPTDGVTDPNTHIEFVWDEMAKLASVYGRDRRGQIVEDLFDLNGMRGRKELINYRSQYIKRLLALLRLAKQGDSEALSLLQEACQSGAEYYAFASIYILPHLPP; from the coding sequence TTGATTCCTGTCACCAGAATATCAGAGCCACCCGTATTAGCTAAAAATGCCGCTCGTTGGCTAGAGGCTTTAGAATCAATAAAATCAAACAACAAGGCAACTAAAGCTCAAATTAACCAAGCACAAAATAAATACCGTCATCCGCAGGTTAAAGACGCATTAGTTAAAATGTTTAATGGGAAATGCGCTTACTGTGAAAGTAAGATTATAGTGGTAACTTACGGAGCGATCGAACATTTTTATCCAAAAAGCCAGTATCCTGATCTGACTTTTACTTGGGAGAATTTACTGCTTTCTTGTGATAAATGTAATGATGCCAATCACAAAGGCACAAATTTTCCTCTCGATGATATCACAGGAAATCCTCTGTTAATAGACCCCACGGATGGAGTAACCGATCCGAATACACATATTGAATTTGTTTGGGATGAAATGGCAAAATTGGCCAGTGTTTATGGTCGGGATCGACGTGGTCAAATTGTTGAAGATTTGTTCGATCTCAATGGTATGCGTGGACGAAAAGAATTAATTAACTATCGTAGTCAATATATTAAAAGATTGTTAGCATTATTACGTTTAGCAAAACAAGGAGACTCGGAGGCTTTATCTTTACTGCAAGAAGCTTGTCAATCAGGAGCGGAATATTATGCTTTTGCTAGTATTTATATCCTGCCTCATTTGCCTCCCTAA
- a CDS encoding AAA family ATPase, translated as MWVESITLENIKCFQNQEIKFIRNPNNQRHWRAKPYHWITLLGENGVGKSTILQALALLLAGPEAAKELLPRPTGWICNPKTPGKLTAVLHQEDGDAGKFGTDKTRKTFAYSYFVTGKERLELGGSKDKQTYTEPALIEENSKILGWLRANAFASDSHGWFAVGYGAFRRLTRVSQVIIPSLEPPQRSSNFFSQFNEDTSLSSFERWMVYLDYRIAKNPQDIQAKQMKKIGEEAITKLLPGNVEIAEVTADGLIQFLVNGQKVPTISLSDGFRSMIALAGDLIWRLLQSFPNLDNPTEASGVVLIDELDIHLHPSWQREIAGWLQEVFPNLQFFVATHSPLIAAGAGPNSLTLRIDLVAGELEIVEIPYLELAANVDRTLTSSAFGLKSTYPTDTENKIKRYHQLNRKNKNLAAEEKQEYEQLSLFVREVKPFGEISQPNSLESRIDALLEERLS; from the coding sequence ATGTGGGTTGAAAGTATAACACTCGAAAACATTAAATGCTTCCAGAATCAAGAGATTAAATTTATTCGTAATCCCAATAATCAACGTCATTGGCGTGCTAAACCTTATCATTGGATCACTTTATTGGGAGAAAATGGAGTAGGAAAAAGCACGATTTTACAGGCTTTAGCTTTGCTGCTCGCAGGACCGGAAGCAGCCAAAGAATTATTACCACGTCCGACCGGTTGGATATGTAATCCCAAGACACCGGGTAAATTAACCGCAGTGCTTCATCAAGAAGATGGGGATGCGGGAAAATTTGGTACGGATAAAACTCGAAAAACTTTTGCTTATTCCTATTTTGTTACAGGCAAGGAAAGGTTAGAGTTAGGAGGCAGTAAGGACAAACAAACCTATACAGAACCAGCATTAATCGAAGAAAATAGCAAAATTTTGGGTTGGTTGCGAGCCAATGCTTTTGCCTCCGATAGTCATGGTTGGTTTGCCGTCGGTTATGGAGCTTTCCGTCGTTTGACACGAGTGAGTCAAGTGATTATTCCTAGTCTTGAACCCCCGCAACGCTCTAGCAACTTTTTCAGCCAATTTAATGAGGATACATCTTTAAGTTCTTTTGAGAGATGGATGGTGTATTTAGATTATCGAATAGCCAAAAATCCCCAAGATATTCAAGCCAAACAAATGAAAAAAATCGGCGAAGAAGCAATTACTAAACTGTTACCCGGTAATGTAGAAATTGCTGAAGTAACTGCCGATGGCTTGATTCAGTTTCTAGTTAACGGTCAAAAAGTTCCAACCATTAGTTTATCCGATGGTTTTCGGAGTATGATTGCTTTAGCCGGAGATTTAATTTGGCGATTATTACAATCCTTCCCCAATCTAGATAACCCCACAGAGGCTTCTGGAGTCGTCTTAATCGATGAGTTAGATATTCATTTACATCCTTCTTGGCAAAGGGAAATTGCTGGATGGTTACAGGAAGTTTTTCCCAATCTTCAATTCTTTGTCGCTACTCATAGTCCTTTAATCGCTGCTGGTGCGGGGCCAAATTCTTTAACCCTACGAATCGATCTGGTAGCGGGTGAATTAGAGATTGTAGAAATTCCTTATTTAGAATTAGCGGCTAATGTTGATCGTACTTTAACAAGTTCTGCTTTTGGTCTGAAATCAACCTATCCCACTGATACAGAAAATAAAATTAAGCGTTACCACCAACTAAATCGTAAAAATAAAAATCTGGCAGCAGAAGAAAAGCAAGAATATGAACAACTGTCATTATTTGTTCGAGAAGTTAAACCCTTTGGCGAAATTAGTCAACCTAATAGTTTAGAATCCCGAATTGATGCCTTACTAGAGGAGCGTTTATCTTGA
- the bchI gene encoding magnesium chelatase ATPase subunit I, which produces MTVTPQAPPKTRRVVFPFTAIVGQEEMKLSLMLNVIDPKIGGVMIMGDRGTGKSTTIRALADLLPEIDVVANDPFNSDPNDPDLMSDEVRQRVDEAIPLTIAKKKVTMVDLPLGATEDRVCGTIDIEKALSEGVKAFEPGLLAKANRGILYVDEVNLLDDHLVDVLLDSAASGWNTVEREGISIRHPARFVLVGSGNPEEGELRPQLLDRFGMHAEIHTVKEPPLRVKIVEQRAEFDGNPLSFLEKYNLEQEELQRKLVEAQNLLPSVELDYDLRVKISEVCSELDVDGLRGDIVTNRAAKALAALEGRTTVTVDDIRRVIVLCLRHRLRKDPLESIDSGYKVLKAFNRVFGLEENS; this is translated from the coding sequence ATGACCGTGACTCCCCAAGCTCCTCCGAAAACTCGCCGCGTGGTTTTTCCCTTCACCGCTATTGTCGGCCAGGAAGAAATGAAATTATCCCTAATGCTCAACGTCATCGACCCCAAAATTGGCGGGGTGATGATTATGGGGGATCGAGGTACGGGAAAATCGACCACCATTAGGGCTTTAGCCGACCTTTTACCAGAAATTGACGTAGTTGCTAACGATCCCTTTAATTCTGACCCCAATGATCCCGATTTAATGAGCGATGAGGTGCGGCAAAGGGTGGATGAAGCCATTCCCTTGACCATTGCCAAGAAAAAAGTCACTATGGTAGATCTACCCCTCGGTGCGACAGAGGATCGGGTCTGTGGCACAATTGACATCGAAAAGGCCCTGTCAGAAGGGGTAAAAGCTTTTGAACCTGGTTTGCTGGCCAAAGCTAATCGCGGCATTCTCTATGTGGATGAAGTTAATTTACTTGACGATCACCTCGTCGATGTGCTATTGGATTCGGCCGCTAGTGGTTGGAATACGGTGGAACGGGAAGGAATTTCCATCCGTCACCCGGCCCGGTTTGTTTTGGTGGGATCGGGCAACCCAGAAGAGGGAGAATTGCGCCCACAACTGCTCGATCGCTTCGGAATGCACGCCGAGATTCACACCGTCAAAGAACCACCTCTACGGGTCAAAATCGTGGAACAGCGTGCGGAATTTGATGGCAATCCCCTCTCGTTTTTAGAGAAATACAACTTAGAACAGGAAGAACTGCAAAGAAAGCTAGTGGAGGCCCAAAATCTTTTGCCTTCCGTGGAGCTTGATTATGATCTGCGGGTGAAAATTTCCGAGGTTTGTTCCGAGTTGGACGTGGATGGATTGCGCGGCGATATCGTTACCAATCGCGCCGCTAAAGCTCTGGCCGCTTTGGAAGGACGGACAACTGTGACGGTAGATGATATCCGTCGGGTAATTGTTCTCTGTTTACGTCACCGTTTGCGGAAAGATCCGCTAGAATCGATCGATTCTGGTTATAAAGTCTTGAAAGCTTTTAATCGCGTCTTTGGATTAGAGGAAAATTCCTAA